Proteins encoded in a region of the Agromyces protaetiae genome:
- a CDS encoding amino acid ABC transporter ATP-binding protein, which yields MPDFSEAAPATSNISVRRGEPLVVVDHVDKHFGELHVLNDITTVVNRGEVVVVIGPSGSGKSTLCRAINRLETIDSGTITIDGERLPEEGAGLAKLRADVGMVFQSFNLFAHKTVLENVTLAPIRVKRMPRKEAEAKAMELLERVGVANQAKKLPAQLSGGQQQRVAIARSLAMNPKLILMDEPTSALDPEMINEVLDVMVGLAEQGMTMIVVTHEMGFARKAADRVLFMADGRIVEEAPPAQFFDHPESDRAKDFLSKILEH from the coding sequence ATGCCCGATTTCTCAGAGGCCGCACCGGCGACGTCCAACATCTCGGTCCGCCGGGGCGAACCGCTCGTCGTCGTCGACCACGTCGACAAGCACTTCGGCGAGCTGCACGTGCTCAACGACATCACCACGGTCGTGAACCGCGGCGAGGTCGTCGTGGTGATCGGGCCGTCGGGCTCCGGCAAGTCGACGCTGTGCCGTGCGATCAACCGGCTCGAGACCATCGACTCGGGCACCATCACCATCGACGGCGAACGGCTCCCCGAAGAGGGCGCCGGGCTCGCGAAGCTGCGCGCCGACGTCGGCATGGTCTTCCAGTCCTTCAATCTCTTCGCGCACAAGACGGTGCTCGAGAACGTCACGCTCGCGCCCATCAGGGTCAAGCGGATGCCCCGCAAGGAGGCCGAGGCGAAGGCCATGGAGCTGCTCGAGCGCGTGGGCGTGGCGAACCAGGCGAAGAAACTTCCCGCCCAGCTGTCGGGCGGCCAGCAGCAGCGCGTGGCCATCGCGAGATCGCTCGCCATGAACCCCAAGCTCATCCTCATGGACGAGCCCACGAGCGCGCTCGACCCCGAGATGATCAACGAGGTCCTCGACGTCATGGTCGGGCTCGCCGAGCAGGGCATGACCATGATCGTGGTCACCCACGAGATGGGATTCGCGCGGAAGGCCGCCGACCGGGTCCTGTTCATGGCCGACGGCCGCATCGTCGAAGAGGCGCCGCCGGCGCAGTTCTTCGACCACCCCGAGTCCGACCGCGCGAAGGACTTCCTCTCCAAGATCCTCGAGCACTGA